The stretch of DNA AGCGTTCAATACCATCTAGATCGCGGTATTGAACTGGTCTAATGACTAGACTTTGGTTTTGGGGAGGCATGGAAGTCATGTTAGATGGGCCGCCATTCAGCCTGAAGTTAAAAGGTGTCGCTGCAATTATCTTAACGGCAAAAGCTTGGCGATCGCTGTTCTGCTGAAGTACGGATTTCTGACTACTGGCAATTTATATGCTGCAAAACCTTACTGGAATAGATTTTTAGCTTTATACATTTTACAAAATTTTCTCAATATATTACCAAAACATAAAAGACCTTAGCACTGATGATGCGTGTTAAGGTCTGGAGTCTCTTGTTAAGTTGACACGACTGCCGGCTGTGCTTGATAACCTAACAGCGGTACGATACTTAGGATATTGCCTGGCGAGAAATGAATTTTTCAATCGTTGCTTGTGTTTGATGGAGTAGATGTTCGCGGCTGTCAATTACCTTCGGATTGAGGTTAGGAACTAAATTCCGAGCTTGTAAAGTCATATGAAGCTGAAGATGTGCTACATACTCACTGAAGTCTTCACGCACTGAATGTTGTTTTAGCTCCTTTGATTGCATTGCCACGGTGTTCTCCTTTAATGATCCTGTGCGAGTTAATCCAAATCCGAAATTATCACGTGCTGCTTCACCATTGTCGCACTTTGCAATGAAGTGTAATGCTTCAACGGGCATTTTATTAAAAAAAGTTACAGAATGATGGACTAAAGCAGGGAAATTGCAAGAGGTAAGAAAATTAAAATCTCTAAAAAACTTCTCAATATATGCCTTGTCGCCTAAGATTTGATCCATCTTTTGGTCAAGGAACATCGGTTATAAATGTGCGATCCTTATTTTAATAAGGAGTTGCATTTTCAACTTAATGATTTTATTCGGTGGAGATCCGCACGGTGATTTCAGACCTGTGATTCGGGCAGTCAATACATATTCTCCGCAAGCAGTTGTGTTGCTAGGTGATTTTGACCTAGAGCGATCGCTAGAAGAAGAACTAGCTGCCATCCTGGATAAAACCGAAGTTTGGTTCATTCATGGCAATCACGACGCGGATCGAGACCATTGGTACGATAATTTATTTTCATCAAAATTGGCGCACCGCAATCTACACGGTCGTGTTGTAAAAATCGCTGGCGTGCGTATTGCTGGTTTAGGTGGCGTATTTCGTGCCAAAATTTGGCGTCCTCCTGCTGCGCCAAGATTTCCTAGTCCAAATGACCTTTTGTCGATCTGCGGTAAAGGCGAACGTTGGCGTGGTGGTATTCCGCGCAAACATCATGCGAGTATTTTTTGGCAACACTATAAAGCGCTTTGGCATCAGCAAGCAGATATTTTGGTGACGCATGAAGCACCTTCTTGCCATCGCTACGGTTTTAAAGAACTCGATGACCTTGCGGAAGCTTTGGGAGTCAAAGCTGTCTTTCACGGTCATCATCACGAACATTACACAAGAGCGATCGGTAGCGGCAAAATTGCTGTCCACGGCGTTGCTAAAGCTGGGATAAGCGATCAAGCAGGAAGGATTCTCATTCAAGGCAAGTCAGATGCATACATTAGGCAAAAAGTCAAGAGTTAGTTTGCGTTAATCGTATGGCGTTCTACAGCAACTCCTTCGCGCAGCCCTACGGCGATTTTACTGTGCTTTTCGATTTGTCCCATCACTTGCTTAGCACGTTGAATCACAACGGTGGGTAATCCCGCTAGGCGTCCAGCTTCGATACCATAAGATTTATCGGCACCCCCTGGCTGTACCTGATGTAAGAAGATAATTTGATCGGGTAATTCCTTGACAGTGACTTGGTAGTTCGCAACGTTCGTCAAAATTGATGCAAGTTCATTGAGTTCGTGATAGTGGGTTGCAAAGATTGTGCGTGCTTGAATTTCAGTTGCTAAATATTCCGCTACAGCCCAAGCGATCGAAAGACCGTCAAACGTTGCCGTACCTCGACCAATTTCGTCTAGCAACACCAGCGATCGCCGCGTTGCATGATTGAGAATATTTGCAGTTTCGTTCATCTCAACCATAAATGTTGATTGACCTGTTGCTAAGTCATCTACTGCACCAACACGCGTAAAGATGCGATCGCATATTCCCAAACGTGCAGAACTAGCGGGAACAAAACTTCCCACCTGTGCCATTAACTGAATTAATCCTACTTGACGTAGATAACAGCTTTTCCCACTAGCATTTGGTCCTGTCAGAATAATCAGATCGGGGTATTGATGGTTGGTAATAGGTAATTGGTCATGGCGACTACCTAAACACGTAGAATTTGGTACAAAAAAGCCCGCAGGTAAGGATTGTTCTACAACAGGGTGGCGCCCATCTA from Chroococcidiopsis sp. TS-821 encodes:
- a CDS encoding metallophosphoesterase — protein: MILFGGDPHGDFRPVIRAVNTYSPQAVVLLGDFDLERSLEEELAAILDKTEVWFIHGNHDADRDHWYDNLFSSKLAHRNLHGRVVKIAGVRIAGLGGVFRAKIWRPPAAPRFPSPNDLLSICGKGERWRGGIPRKHHASIFWQHYKALWHQQADILVTHEAPSCHRYGFKELDDLAEALGVKAVFHGHHHEHYTRAIGSGKIAVHGVAKAGISDQAGRILIQGKSDAYIRQKVKS